In Dermacentor andersoni chromosome 4, qqDerAnde1_hic_scaffold, whole genome shotgun sequence, the following proteins share a genomic window:
- the LOC126536756 gene encoding uncharacterized protein: MHPSSVNAYVDEILEDRLPGEVRSQIRLPAFTRDVSHDSHYGSVLFQSTNVSKHERMKRWVDCNGSVAEFPERVVISCDVRFPGILVHIDSLLTYDSNDTHRVAARIFYPLSTRLVLQFAPWENPSANLTRLSGFEKLEARFWGLDRSDPKNQKLAWGYEKVAKDIVQQVVAEQVAPALGRAAAKYRFPCCPDRP, translated from the exons ATGCACCCTTCTAGCGTCAATGCCTACGTGGACGAGATCCTGGAGGATAGGCTTCCCGGTGAAGTGCGCAGCCAGATCCGTCTGCCGGCCTTCACCCGTGACGTGAGCCACGACTCGCACTACGGTTCGGTGCTCTTCCAGTCGACTAACGTCAGCAAGCACGAACGCATGAAGCGCTGGGTCGACTGCAACGGCTCCGTCGCGGAATTCCCCGAGCGAGTCGTCATCTCCTGCGACGTCAG GTTCCCGGGTATTCTGGTGCACATAGATAGTCTGCTGACGTACGACAGCAACGACACCCACCGGGTAGCAGCTCGCATCTTCTACCCGCTTAGCACTCGGCTCGTTCTCCAGTTCGCGCCCTGGGAGAACCCCTCCGCCAACCTGACTCGGCTGAGCGGCTTCGAGAAGCTGGAGGCCCGTTTCTGGGGGCTCGACAGGAGCGACCCCAAGAACCAGAAGCTCGCCTGGGGATACGAGAAGGTCGCCAAGGACATTGTCCAGCAGGTGGTCGCTGAACAAGTGGCACCGGCGCTGGGCAGAGCAGCCGCCAAATACCGCTTTCCGTGCTGTCCAGATAGACCGTAG